Proteins from one Gossypium raimondii isolate GPD5lz chromosome 8, ASM2569854v1, whole genome shotgun sequence genomic window:
- the LOC105791190 gene encoding CEN-like protein 1, with amino-acid sequence MSRVPDPLIIGRVIGEVVDNFFPSVKITVTYNSNKQVANGHELMPALITGRPRVEIGGDDMRPSYTLIMTDPDAPSPSDPYLIEHLHWMVTDIPGTTDASFGREVVSYETPKPTVGIHRYVFVLFKQRGRQTVRPPSSRDCFNTRRFSADNGLGLPVAAVYFNAQRETAARSRR; translated from the exons atgtcaAGAGTCCCCGACCCACTTATCATCGGGAGAGTTATAGGGGAGGTGGTGGATAATTTCTTCCCAAGTGTCAAAATAACAGTAACTTACAACTCCAACAAACAAGTTGCCAATGGCCATGAGCTCATGCCTGCCCTCATCACTGGTAGACCTCGGGTTGAGATTGGCGGCGACGACATGAGACCTTCTTACACTTTA ATCATGACAGATCCTGATGCTCCAAGCCCTAGTGATCCCTACTTGATAGAACATTTGCACTG GATGGTTACCGATATTCCGGGTACTACTGATGCTTCCTTTG GGAGGGAAGTTGTTAGCTACGAGACTCCAAAGCCAACAGTGGGCATCCATAGATACGTGTTCGTACTGTTCAAACAGAGAGGAAGACAAACAGTGAGGCCACCATCTTCCAGGGATTGTTTCAACACACGGAGGTTCTCAGCCGACAACGGTTTGGGCCTCCCAGTGGCTGCAGTTTACTTCAATGCCCAGAGAGAAACTGCCGCAAGATCAAGAAGATGA